The DNA window AGCCGGAGTTAAGCGTGGACCAACAGCCGATCATCATCAAGCGCAAAAAGAAGGTAGTCGCAGGGCACCACGGTGGCTCCTGGAAGGTCGCGTTTGCCGACTTTGCTACTGCGATGATGGCGTTCTTCTTGGTGCTCTGGTTGACCGCTACAGCGTCGCCGGAGCAAAAACGAGCCGTGGAAGGCTATTTCAAAGATCCGGTTGGCTTTACCGAAGGTGGCTCGTCGAATCCGATAGATCTGGGTGGCAGTGCGTCGGTGGTTAACGAAAGCTCTTTGGACATCGAGTCCAGTACCATTCAAATTGAAGATGATATCGTGGATGAGCTGGCTGACACCCTTGAACAGCGCCGTATGGAACAGCTTTTTCAGGAGTTGAAAGAGCGAATTGAGCAGAATGAAACGCTGCAAGAATTCAAAGACCAACTGCTGATTGATATAACCGAAGAAGGGCTGCGCATTCAGATTGTTGACCGCTCTGGGCGTCCGATGTTCGACTCTGGCCGGGCAGAGCTCAAATACTACACTCAGGAATTGCTGTTTGAACTTGCGAAAACGCTCGGTTCTGTCAACAACAAGTTGAGCCTTACGGGTCACACAGACGCCACGCCGTTCAGTGGCCGGCCGGGCTACACCAATTGGGAATTGTCAGCTGACCGCGCCAATACCGCACGCCGGGCCTTGGTTGCTGGCGGGGTGAGGCTGGAACAAATTGCCCGTGTGGTCGGGCTGAGCGATTCGGTCTTATTTAATGCTGAAAACCCGACGGCACCGATTAACCGTCGAATTTCTATAATCGTTCTCAAAAACAAAAGCGTGGCAGATGCTCGCGCCAAGGCGGCATCCGCTACCAAGCCGCTGATTGATCTGACTCGCCCCACCGAAGCGCAAGAGCAAGAAGCCTTAAATAAGCTGGAGGATGGCAGTTGGCGAGAAGAGCGCCCCGAACCTGCTCCGGGGGAGCTCAACTGGTAATGCCTCCGCGTGGAACGACCACCGGTTCAGGTCAGCTTTAACCCGCGCGCTTGCTGTTCAGCCATGTCTTGAAGAATTCGGTGGAAGCTCTTAAGCCTTTCCCGGGAAATTTCGCCATTCTCGGCTGCAGCATCCAGCGCGCACCCCGGATCCCCCATATGCCGACAGTTCCGGAACTTACACATCCCCATCAGCGGTCGAATCTCCCGAAAGCCGTACTCCACTTCCTGCGGCGTCATGTGCCACAAACCAAACTCACGGATACCCGGCGAATCAATCAAATCGCCGCCAGTGGCTAGGTGGAACAGCTTGGCGGTGGTGGTCGTGTGCACACCTTTACCGGTACTTTCCGATACCGCGCCTACTCTTAGCTGCTCATCGGGCAGCAACGTCTGGATAATCGAGGACTTGCCCACGCCAGACTGGCCCACGAACACGCTGGTCTGATTGCGAACCAGTGCTTCAACCTCTGGTGCTGGCTCGCCTTCGCAGGCTGCTGCCGATGTCTGTTCAACCTGGTAGCCGAGCGCTTTATAGCGAGCCAGCAGAGCTTCGATCTGCGGCCGGTTCTGGTCGTTAATTAAATCCGTTTTGTTGAGCAGCAGCACGGCGGGAATGTCGGAGCTTTCGGAGGCCACGAGATACCGGTCAATAAGGCTGTCGTGAGGTTCTGGTTCTGGTGCGATTACCAGAATGATATGGTCAATGTTGGCCGCGACAGGCTTCAGGGCGCCAAAGTTGTCGGGCCGCTGCAGCAGGTTATCCCGGTCGCAACGAGCAACAATCACTCCGGTTTCACTCTTGCCGGGTCGCCAAACGACTTTGTCGCCGGTCACCAGGCTGCTGATGTTAGCTCGAACAAAGCATCGAAATACTTGCCCCGCATCATCACCTTGCAGGGCTTCAACGTCCAGTTGCTGGCCGTAATGCGCGATGATCAAGCCTTCTTGTTCTGGCCCCAATTCACCGGCTTCAGCTTGAGCTTCCACGGCCTTTTCCTTGCGGGCCATTCGTGTGGTGCGCTCTTTCTGGATCTTCTCGATTCGCCATTGCTGGCGTTTGTTCAATTTGCGTTTTGCCATCTGCTCTCTGGTTTTCCGGGGAAGTGGTGTACCACATGATACGTGAATCATGGACAATAGGCAGAGTTTCTCATGTGTGCCACCTGATCCAATGATTTCTGTGTTTGGGTGCAAGTGTCGGCGTGGGATTCTTGTAGTCTGACGGCAAGTGTTGCAGTCAGAAGTGCGGGTGTGGATTGGTTTTCCGAAAATTTCGTAGGCCATGGATGGCCGGAGAGAAGCCCACATGGATGTGCTCGTAGCGGTTTTCGGAAAGCCAATCCACACACGCACTAGCACCCAAACTTAACAGCATAGGTGTAAAAGAAAATGAGCAACGGAAACCACCTGGTCTGGATTGACCTGGAAATGACAGGTCTGGATCCAGAGAAAGAGCGGATCATCGAAATGGCCACGATTATTACCGATTCGGAACTGAATCTGGTTGCTGAAGGCCCCGTAATTGCGATCAAGCAACCAGACAGTTTGCTGGACTCCATGGACGAATGGTGCACCAAAACCCATGGCGAAAGTGGCCTGACTCAGCGTGTGAAGGATAGCGAAATCAGTGAAGCGGAAGCTGAACAGCAGACACTGGAGTTTCTGAAACAATATATGTCAGCCGGTACATCCCCATTGTGCGGCAACAGCATCGGACAGGATCGACGGTTCCTGGTGAAATACATGCCAGAGCTGGAAGACTTCTTCCACTATCGTAATCTGGACGTATCCACTATCAAAGAACTGGCCCGCCGCTGGCGCCCGGATGTGTTGGATGGGGTAAAAAAGAAAGGCAGCCACCTGGCGCTGGACGATATTCGCGATTCTATCAACGAATTGCGTCACTACCGCGAGCACTTCTTCAAGTTATAAACCGTGCTGGCGAAGCGCCCAGGTGACGTGCTCCCGCACCACCTCGGATGGGTGCTCCGCCCGCTGTTTCAGCGCCTCGATGACCGGAATGGTTGACGGGGCGTTGCCCAATCCTACCGCAATATTTCGCAACCAGTTTTCATAACCGGTACGGCGAATCGCCGAACCCTCGGTACGTTTCAGAAACTCCTGCTCTGTCCATAGAAACAGCTCAGCAAGCTCGGTGTTGTTTAAGCCGTGCCGTGGCTGGAAGTCGTGCTCGGCGGTAGGTTTACTGAATTTGTTCCAGGGGCACACAATCTGGCAGTCGTCACAGCCAAACACCCGGTTACCCATTTTCGAGCGCAATTCTTCCGGAATCGGCCCTTTCAGTTCGATGGTGAGATAACTGATGCACTTTCGCGCATCCAGTAAGTGAGCGCCAACAAAGGCATCCGTGGGGCAGATTTCCAAACAGGCAGAGCATGAGCCGCAATGCTGCTTTTCGAAAGGCTGGTCTACCGGCAAAGGCGCGCTAGTAAAAATTTCACCCAGAAAAAAGAACGAACCTGCCTTAGGGTGAATCACCATGTTGTTTTTACCGATCCAGCCAAGCCCCGCCCGTTGTGCTAAACCTCGCTCCAACACCGGCGCACTGTCAACAAAGGCACGGTAGTCGTAGCCGCCGACCGCTTCGTCAATCCATTTCGCTAAAGTCGCGAGCCGTTTTCGCATGAGTTTATGGTAATCCCGCCCGAGCGCGTAGCGTGTAATGTAGGCGGTTTCCCGGTTAGTAAGCGCTTGTTTCGGGTTGTCCGGAGAGGGCAGGTAATCCAAACGCACTGAAATAACCCGCTGGGTGTCTGGCACCAGAGAATCCGGGGTATAACGTTTGTCGCCATGGTCGGCCATATAGGCCATGTCGCCGTGATAGCCGGCGGCCAGCCATTGTTTTAGGCGCTCCGCATGGGGGCCGGTATCGGCGTAAGTAATGCCCGCGTCAGCAAATCCCAGCTCTTTGGCCCACTGACGGATTTTATCTGGCAGGTCGTCGAGTGAGGTGTTCGAGGGCGTATTGTCTGTACTGGTGACCATGACGGAGCCTTCGGCGGTGAAAGCCTGCGGAGATTTAATTTGATTAAGTTATGACCTTTTTTCCTGTTTTGCTATGCTTTACAGGTATCTGGCCAATTTACTTAAACCGTTTTCTTTAGCGG is part of the Marinobacter sp. JH2 genome and encodes:
- the motB gene encoding flagellar motor protein MotB; the protein is MDQQPIIIKRKKKVVAGHHGGSWKVAFADFATAMMAFFLVLWLTATASPEQKRAVEGYFKDPVGFTEGGSSNPIDLGGSASVVNESSLDIESSTIQIEDDIVDELADTLEQRRMEQLFQELKERIEQNETLQEFKDQLLIDITEEGLRIQIVDRSGRPMFDSGRAELKYYTQELLFELAKTLGSVNNKLSLTGHTDATPFSGRPGYTNWELSADRANTARRALVAGGVRLEQIARVVGLSDSVLFNAENPTAPINRRISIIVLKNKSVADARAKAASATKPLIDLTRPTEAQEQEALNKLEDGSWREERPEPAPGELNW
- the rsgA gene encoding small ribosomal subunit biogenesis GTPase RsgA, with protein sequence MAKRKLNKRQQWRIEKIQKERTTRMARKEKAVEAQAEAGELGPEQEGLIIAHYGQQLDVEALQGDDAGQVFRCFVRANISSLVTGDKVVWRPGKSETGVIVARCDRDNLLQRPDNFGALKPVAANIDHIILVIAPEPEPHDSLIDRYLVASESSDIPAVLLLNKTDLINDQNRPQIEALLARYKALGYQVEQTSAAACEGEPAPEVEALVRNQTSVFVGQSGVGKSSIIQTLLPDEQLRVGAVSESTGKGVHTTTTAKLFHLATGGDLIDSPGIREFGLWHMTPQEVEYGFREIRPLMGMCKFRNCRHMGDPGCALDAAAENGEISRERLKSFHRILQDMAEQQARGLKLT
- the orn gene encoding oligoribonuclease — its product is MSNGNHLVWIDLEMTGLDPEKERIIEMATIITDSELNLVAEGPVIAIKQPDSLLDSMDEWCTKTHGESGLTQRVKDSEISEAEAEQQTLEFLKQYMSAGTSPLCGNSIGQDRRFLVKYMPELEDFFHYRNLDVSTIKELARRWRPDVLDGVKKKGSHLALDDIRDSINELRHYREHFFKL
- the queG gene encoding tRNA epoxyqueuosine(34) reductase QueG; its protein translation is MVTSTDNTPSNTSLDDLPDKIRQWAKELGFADAGITYADTGPHAERLKQWLAAGYHGDMAYMADHGDKRYTPDSLVPDTQRVISVRLDYLPSPDNPKQALTNRETAYITRYALGRDYHKLMRKRLATLAKWIDEAVGGYDYRAFVDSAPVLERGLAQRAGLGWIGKNNMVIHPKAGSFFFLGEIFTSAPLPVDQPFEKQHCGSCSACLEICPTDAFVGAHLLDARKCISYLTIELKGPIPEELRSKMGNRVFGCDDCQIVCPWNKFSKPTAEHDFQPRHGLNNTELAELFLWTEQEFLKRTEGSAIRRTGYENWLRNIAVGLGNAPSTIPVIEALKQRAEHPSEVVREHVTWALRQHGL